The Candidatus Cloacimonadota bacterium genomic sequence ACCAAGTCGTAATCTATAACCATACCGATCTGCTAAGAAAGGCATCCGGAGACAGAGATTTTCCCGCCGAGTTTGATCAGATTCGCGATCACTGCGATGCAGTCATCATTGATGAAGCTCACCATTTCAGGAACCTGACCTCAAAAAGAAACGAGAAGCTATTTGAGATAAGTGCATCCAAGATAGTTTTCCTGCTCACTGCCACCCCAATTAATAACAGCCTGTTTGACCTGCAGCACCTGATGGACTTCTTTATCCGCAAGAGGGATAACCGTTTTGAGAACCTAGGAATCAACAGCATCAGAGGCTATCTGATCCAAAAGGAACGAGCAATCAGCACTTTGATGAATCCCGATAGTTCAGAGACAATGCTGCAGTCCGATTATGACGTAATCAATGCTGAAAGAATACTGCGTGACGACACATTGTTCCGGGAAGTTGTGGTGCAAAGAAGCAGGTCCTATGTGCGCCAGCGGGAAAAGTCGTCATCTGTGAACATCCAGTTCCCCGACCGTCAGCCTCCCCGCGTGGCAGACTACTCATTGAAGGCTACCTATGGTGGGCTTCTGGATGAACTCAAGCGTGTTTTTATGACAGATGACCCTTTGCTCAAATTCCCCATATACTTCCCCCTGGCATATCGTTACAAGCCCTCGGACAAACCTGAAGACCTAATGGCTGAAAATCAGCAGAAACAATTGGTCGGGCTAGTGAGGACGACTATACTGAAGCGCTTTGAAAGTTCGTGGGTAGCTTTTCAATACACCTGCGAAGACCTGTTACTCAAATACATCGCCATCTATAAAGAGCTAGACCCTGCCAGGTATGCAAAATGGCAGGAAGCAAACTCGCTGTGGTTGTATACTGTGGAAAAGCATATGGCGGAACGATATGAGCATAAGTATTCGCCTGAAGATACTGAAGAAGAGGACTTTCTGGCAAATCTGATCACTGATCCGGATTTTCATCTTGATAAGCGTTTGTTCCGGATCAAAGATCTGCTGGCGGATATGGAACAGGATATGAACCTCCTGATCAGCTTTCTGGATCATTTAAAAAATACCAGCTCAGAGCATGATGAAAAGGTCCAGAGATTGAAGGCTTTGGTGACTGGAGATCCTTTACTGGGCAAGCACAAGGTGCTTATCTTCACCGAGTACCGTGATACAGCCAGATACTTGTATAAGGTGCTGAATGACTCAGGCGTAAGGAACCTGTTCGAGATCGACAGCAGCACCAAGGTCGACCGTCTGGAAGTGATACGCCGTTTTGCCCCTTACTATAATTACTTGGATGAAAGCACACATCAAAAAGCGCTAGCTTATCCCATCAGGGTTCTGATTACCACCGATATCCTGGCTGAGGGACTGAATCTGCAAGAAGCATTTCTGCTGATCAATTATGATCTGCACTGGAATCCTGTCCGTTTGATGCAGCGCATTGGCCGCGTGGACAGAAGAATGAATCCCCAGGTTGAAGAGAGAATCCTGGCTTCCAGGCCGGAAGAAAAAGACTTGAGGGGCAAGATGTGGTTTTGGAACTTCCTGCCACCTCGTGAGCTGGAAGACATCCTCAGCCTCTACAACCGGGTATCCCACAAAGTCCTGAGAATATCGGAAACAACCGGTTTGGAAGGACAGCAGCTGCTGACACCGGATGATCACTTTAAGACCCTGAAAGAC encodes the following:
- a CDS encoding DEAD/DEAH box helicase, with translation YQKDGYRQLLHIASKYGGALLCDGVGLGKTFIALMLIERLVQDRKRIAIIVPKSTREAVWEVLVRQYIPSANSLFGNQVVIYNHTDLLRKASGDRDFPAEFDQIRDHCDAVIIDEAHHFRNLTSKRNEKLFEISASKIVFLLTATPINNSLFDLQHLMDFFIRKRDNRFENLGINSIRGYLIQKERAISTLMNPDSSETMLQSDYDVINAERILRDDTLFREVVVQRSRSYVRQREKSSSVNIQFPDRQPPRVADYSLKATYGGLLDELKRVFMTDDPLLKFPIYFPLAYRYKPSDKPEDLMAENQQKQLVGLVRTTILKRFESSWVAFQYTCEDLLLKYIAIYKELDPARYAKWQEANSLWLYTVEKHMAERYEHKYSPEDTEEEDFLANLITDPDFHLDKRLFRIKDLLADMEQDMNLLISFLDHLKNTSSEHDEKVQRLKALVTGDPLLGKHKVLIFTEYRDTARYLYKVLNDSGVRNLFEIDSSTKVDRLEVIRRFAPYYNYLDESTHQKALAYPIRVLITTDILAEGLNLQEAFLLINYDLHWNPVRLMQRIGRVDRRMNPQVEERILASRPEEKDLRGKMWFWNFLPPRELEDILSLYNRVSHKVLRISETTGLEGQQLLTPDDHFKTLKDFNAAYEGQPSTEERLRLLLNEALKQNPGLEAKLEDLPFRLSSVRETPTGTTGIFACYRLPAIQSGVGTELGELKWYFLPDASDTIISSMELIDKIIVSQPETPRSYGRNCDYIRDRLLLIERHVKAIELKSRRSVTMSQMGDTAKDYSGLRLIAWMDVNKDEIETTKPEYQ